GAGCGAGGTCAGGTACGGGGCCTCGTCCGGGTGCGCCTTGATCTGCTCCCAGCCGAGGCCGTCGATCAGGAAGACGCAGTTGCGGTCGGCGGGCGTGAGTTCGGCGATGCGCGGCTCGAACTCGGGCACGCCCTGGCCGGCGACGAGGGTCGGCAGCAGGTCGGCGAGCGAGCCGGAGCCGTACGCGGGGACCGGCGCGGTGTCGAGCGCGAGCGGCAGGGGCTCGTCGGGCCAGCCGGCGGCGAGCGTGGTGGGCTGGACCATCAGCGGGTCGCCGCGGTGGCTTCGGAGAGGGACTGGGCGAAGGCGAGCGTCTGGGCCACGGTGTCCGGGCCGTCGCCGGCCTCGCTGACCCGCAGGCTCAGGTCGTCGGCGGTGGAGGAGCCGGTGTAGCCGTGGTCGGCGTCACAGTTCGGGTCGCCGCAGGCGGCCGGCTCCAGGTCGATCCGGGAGACGGCGCCCCAGCCGATGGTCAGCACGACCTCGCGGGGCAGGGTGCCGGGCTTGTACGACTCGGGGTTGGCGACGACCCGGCTGACGACGACGGAGGAGATCCGGTCCAGCTTGACCGACTCGGTGGAGGTGGTCGCGTACGGCGTCGGGGAGCTGTCGTCGGCGGCCTGCTCGTCGGTGTGGCTGACGATGAAACGGTTGGCCGTCAGGACGAGGACGGTGACGTGGCGCCGGACCTCGTTCGCGTCGAACGTGGTCTCCTGGTGCACCAGGTACGACGCGATCGCCTCGCCGCCGACAGCGGCCTCCACCGCCTCGGCCACGAGGGCCGGGTAATAGCCGCTGCGCTCGATCGCCGCGCGCAGCCCCTGGGTCGTCGTACCGGTCTTCGCCATGGACTCCATCCTAATCCGTCGCGGGGGCCGCTCCGGCTGGCTCGCGAGCGGGCTCGTCAATAGCTGGGGAGGGTGCGCGGGCCGAGGTCGGAGCGGACCGGGGGCGGGGCGAGCCGGACGGTGGCGCCGAGCACGGACACGCCCCGGGGCGCGACGACGACGGGTTCGAGGGCGACCGAGACGACCTCGGGGTGGTCGTCGACCAGCCGGGACAGCCGCAGCAGCAGCTCCTCCAGAGCGGGGGTGTCGACGGGGGCGGAGCCGCGCCAGCCGAACAGGAGCGGGGCGGTCCGGATGGACCGGACGAGCTCAGCGGCGTCGCGGTCGGTGGCGGGGACGAGGCGGTGGGCGGTGTCGCCCAGCAGCTCGGAGGGTGCGCCCGCGAGTCCGAAGGACAGGACGGCGCCGACGGCGGGGTCGATGGCGGCGCGGACGACGGTGTCGACGCCGCGGGGCACCATCGCCTGCACGACGGGCTTCAGCTCCTCCGGCTTGCCGAGCACCTCGGTGAGCTCGGCGTACGCGGCGCGCAACTGCTCCCCGTCGGGCAGGTCGAGCCGAACGCCCCCGAGGTCGGGGCGGTGCCGCAGGTGCGGGGCGGTCGTCTTGAGGGCGACCGGGTAGCCCAGCCGCGCCGCGGCGGCGACGGCGGCGTCGGGGGTCGGCGCGGGCAGGGTGGGCCGTACGGGGATTCCGTACCGGCCGAGCAGCTCGCTCGCCTCGTCGACGCCGAGCGTCACGCCGCTGTCGCCCGGGTCGTCGCCGAGCAGCCGCTCGATGAGCGCGGCGGCGCCGGCCTCGTCGATGTCCTCGAACTCGGGCACCCGCCCCGGCTCCGCGGCCTGCCGCCGCCACTGCCCGTACCGCACCGCTTCGGCCAACGCCCGCACGGCCCGCTCGGCGGCGGGGTAGGCGGGGATGTTGCCGGGGGCGGGGGTGGCGGCGGGGGCGGCGGGTGTGGCGGGGCCGCCGACGGAGGGTGCGTACGTCGGGCGAGGAGGAATGCCCGGCGAAGGCGGCAGCGGCCGGCCCGGCGTGGGGCCGCCGACGGGGACGGAGGCACCGGGCGACGACGCGGAAGCCGCGCCGGAGGCGGAGTCGCCGCCGGACGCCGGCGGGGTCGACGCGCCGCCCGCGCCCGTACCGGCGGAGGTGTCTCCGGTACCCGAAGCCGGACCGGAGGCGGAAGCCCCGCCCGCCGTCGGCGACGCGCCGCCCGCGCCCGTACCTGCAAAGCCGTCGCCCGCCCTCGGAGCTGCACCCGAGGCGGAGGCCCCGCCCGATGCCGGCGGGGTCGCTGCGCTGCCTGCGGTGTCGGGCGCCGACGCCGGGGCGTGGCCCGACTGGGCGTCCGCGGGCGGCTGGGCGTCCGCGCCACCGCGTCCCGCCGCGCGCGGCGCGGTGCTTGCGGCGGCCGAGAGGGCCTCGGCGAGGGCACCCATCTCGACGTGGACGACGACGACCGGCTTCGCCGGGGGCGGGGCGGTGGCGACGGCGGTGCGGAGGGCGGCCGCCAGGACCTCGCCCTCGCCGGACTCGGTGACCCCGTTCTCGCCGACCCACGGAATCGCCGTGACGACGACCGCGTCGGACAGCGGGTCCGCGAGCGCCTTCGCCAGCGCGACGCGGAAGTCGTCCGGAGTCGCCGACGTCGTGAGGTCCAGCGGCCGGAGCGGACGCAGTCCCTCCGTCAGGCACGCGTCGTACGTGAGCAGGCCGAGGGACTCCGAGTTGCCGAGGATGGCCACCCGCGGCCCCGCCGGGAGCGGCTGGCCGGCGAGCAGCAGCCCCGCGTCGACCAGTTCGGTGACCGTGTCGACGCGGATCACACCGGCCTGCCGCAGCAGCGCGGAGACCGTGGCGTACGGGATCCGCGTCGCCGGCACCCGGTGTCCGGGCGGCGCGCTGCCGCTGTGCCGCGCGCCCTTGACGACCACGACCGGCTTGACCGCCGCCGTCCGCCGCGCGAGCCGGGTGAACTTCCGTGGGTTCCCCATCGACTCCAGGTACAGCAGGACGACGTCCGTCGCCGGGTCGTCGTACCCGTGCTGGAGGAAGTCGTTGCCGGACACGTCCGCCCGGTTGCCCGCCGAGATGAACGAGGAGAGCCCGGCCCCGCGCCGGTGCAGCCCGGCGAGGAGCGCGATGCCGATCGCGCCGGACTGGGTGAAGAGACCGATCCGCCCCGCCGCCGGCGGCTGCGGCGCCAGCGAGGCGTTGAGCCGGACGTCCGCCGCTGTGTTGATGATCCCGAACGCGTTCGGCCCGATGATCCGCATCCCGTACGAGCGGGCCTGTCGGACCAGCTCGCGCTGCCGCCGCCGGCCCGCCTCGTCGCCGCTCTCCGCGTACCCCGCGGAGAGCACGACGAGGCCCTGCACTCCGTGCTCCCCGCAGTCGGCGACGACCTCCGGCACCCGCTCGGCGGGGACGGCGACGACGGCGAGGTCCACCGGTTCGCCGATCTCGCGGACCGACCGGAACGCGGGCACGCCCTCCAGCTCGGCCCCACCGCCCTCCTCCAGCGCCTTGTTGACCGCGTACACCCGTCCGGCGAAGTCCGCCTCGAGCAGGTTCCGCACCACCGCGCGGCCGACCCCGCCGGGCGCGCGGCCGACGCCGACCACCGCGACCGAGCCCGGCGCGAGCAGCCGTTGCACGGACCGCGCCTCGGCGCGCTGCTCGCGGGCGCGCTGCACGGCGAGGGCCCGGTCGGTGGGCTCCAGGTCGAGGTGGAGCCGTACCGAGCCGTCCTCGAAGCTCCGCTTCTGCGTGTAGCCGGCGTCCGTGAAGACCTTGATCATCTTGGTGTTCGCGGGCAGCACCTCCGCGGCGAACCGGCGGATGCCCCGCTCCCGCGCCACCGCCGCGATGTGCTCGAGCAGCGCGGAGGCGACGCCGCGCCCCTGGTGGGCGTCCTGCACGAGGAACGCGACCTCGGCCTCGTCGGCGGGGGCCGCGGCCGGCCGGCCCCGTTCGTCGATGCGGTCGTACCGGACGGTGGCGATGAACTCCCCGCCGACGGTGGCCGCGAGCCCCACCCGGTCCACGTAGTCGTGATGGGTGAAGCGGTGGACGTCCTTGGCGGAGAGACGCGGGTACGGCGCGAAGAAGCGGTAGTACTTCGACTCGTCCGACACCTGCTCGTAGAAGCTGACCAGCCGGTCGGCGTCATCGACGGTGATGGGCCTGATCCGCGCGGTGCCGCCGTCGCGCAGCACGACGTCGGCCTCCCAGTGGTCGGGGTACGCGTGTTCCGACGGCGTCTGCATGGCGTCAGCCTACGGCCGGGGTACGACGCGGGCACCGGTCGCGCACCCGGTCGGCTCCGTGCAAGGTGAGGAGGATCGCCAGAGCCCGGCGACACCGGGACGAGGGTCGGCACGGGCACCGCGCGACCCGTGAGAGACTGGTCTAGACAACTCCTGAGACCCGAAGGACAACACCATGGTCGAGCGCCGCGTCAACGTCGGGTGGGCCGAGGGCCTGCACGCCCGCCCCGCCTCCATCTTCGTCCGTGCCGCCACGGCCTCCGGCGTCCCGGTCACGATCGCCAAGGCGGACGGCAACCCGGTCAACGCCGCCTCCATGCTCGCGGTCCTGGGCCTGGGCGCCCAGGGCGGCGAGGAGATCGTGCTCGCTTCGGAGGACGAGGGCGCCGAGGCCGCCCTGGACCGCCTGGCGAAGCTGGTCGCCGAGGGTCTCGACGAGCTGCCCGAGACCGTCTGACCCACCCTCGGGCCTTCGCGCCCGGCATCGCGAGCCGTCCCGTACCGGAATTCCGGCGAGGCGGCTCGCGCTTTTCCGCGGACTGTGCGGACTACTGCGCTGCACGCCCCATCCGTCCACAACGAATTCACCAGGAGCAATTCCGGACGGCCGCAATTCCGACAGCCGCATTCGGGCAGCCGCATTCAGGCAGCCCAAATACCGGCCCACCCGATGATGCTTCTTTGTATACAGTGCCCCTGTTAATGCGCGGAGCCCGCGGTGTTTACGGCATGTTGCGAAGACCTCACACGGGTCCGCTCCGGATGCCGCAGCCGGTGGAGCGGAAGGGTGCGCTCCGCGTGCAGCGCGGTGAGCGCCCTGGCGCGTTCC
This sequence is a window from Streptomyces sp. HUAS YS2. Protein-coding genes within it:
- a CDS encoding DUF5998 family protein, with amino-acid sequence MAKTGTTTQGLRAAIERSGYYPALVAEAVEAAVGGEAIASYLVHQETTFDANEVRRHVTVLVLTANRFIVSHTDEQAADDSSPTPYATTSTESVKLDRISSVVVSRVVANPESYKPGTLPREVVLTIGWGAVSRIDLEPAACGDPNCDADHGYTGSSTADDLSLRVSEAGDGPDTVAQTLAFAQSLSEATAATR
- a CDS encoding GNAT family N-acetyltransferase: MQTPSEHAYPDHWEADVVLRDGGTARIRPITVDDADRLVSFYEQVSDESKYYRFFAPYPRLSAKDVHRFTHHDYVDRVGLAATVGGEFIATVRYDRIDERGRPAAAPADEAEVAFLVQDAHQGRGVASALLEHIAAVARERGIRRFAAEVLPANTKMIKVFTDAGYTQKRSFEDGSVRLHLDLEPTDRALAVQRAREQRAEARSVQRLLAPGSVAVVGVGRAPGGVGRAVVRNLLEADFAGRVYAVNKALEEGGGAELEGVPAFRSVREIGEPVDLAVVAVPAERVPEVVADCGEHGVQGLVVLSAGYAESGDEAGRRRQRELVRQARSYGMRIIGPNAFGIINTAADVRLNASLAPQPPAAGRIGLFTQSGAIGIALLAGLHRRGAGLSSFISAGNRADVSGNDFLQHGYDDPATDVVLLYLESMGNPRKFTRLARRTAAVKPVVVVKGARHSGSAPPGHRVPATRIPYATVSALLRQAGVIRVDTVTELVDAGLLLAGQPLPAGPRVAILGNSESLGLLTYDACLTEGLRPLRPLDLTTSATPDDFRVALAKALADPLSDAVVVTAIPWVGENGVTESGEGEVLAAALRTAVATAPPPAKPVVVVHVEMGALAEALSAAASTAPRAAGRGGADAQPPADAQSGHAPASAPDTAGSAATPPASGGASASGAAPRAGDGFAGTGAGGASPTAGGASASGPASGTGDTSAGTGAGGASTPPASGGDSASGAASASSPGASVPVGGPTPGRPLPPSPGIPPRPTYAPSVGGPATPAAPAATPAPGNIPAYPAAERAVRALAEAVRYGQWRRQAAEPGRVPEFEDIDEAGAAALIERLLGDDPGDSGVTLGVDEASELLGRYGIPVRPTLPAPTPDAAVAAAARLGYPVALKTTAPHLRHRPDLGGVRLDLPDGEQLRAAYAELTEVLGKPEELKPVVQAMVPRGVDTVVRAAIDPAVGAVLSFGLAGAPSELLGDTAHRLVPATDRDAAELVRSIRTAPLLFGWRGSAPVDTPALEELLLRLSRLVDDHPEVVSVALEPVVVAPRGVSVLGATVRLAPPPVRSDLGPRTLPSY
- a CDS encoding HPr family phosphocarrier protein; protein product: MVERRVNVGWAEGLHARPASIFVRAATASGVPVTIAKADGNPVNAASMLAVLGLGAQGGEEIVLASEDEGAEAALDRLAKLVAEGLDELPETV